The Epinephelus lanceolatus isolate andai-2023 chromosome 1, ASM4190304v1, whole genome shotgun sequence genome has a window encoding:
- the qrich1 gene encoding transcriptional regulator QRICH1 isoform X2 has protein sequence MSQDGDSCEQHTAAGRLLVEQSGQLRMNEQESGVVSFDEYVRQKARTVPQHRMKEFLESLAKGPEVLQEFSQQGGAATTTTAMVYQQQGANCVYADSTEVAGSLLELACPVTSADISPHLSVHQESEQQLQVQVQIQEQQGQTVGQVLQVASPSQQDLQGISTAHLVQQGELTEEQQQQIQAQLVAAVAGGQQIQLSSGQQIQFQGTQHIQLPGGQQIQLQAGQQIQLQGGQQIQLQGGQQIQLQGGQQIQLHDGQQIQLQGGQQIQLQGGQQIQLPSGQQIQLQGGQQIQLPSGQQIQIQTIEAMSPSHQQDSPREAERRSATVSTVLQPAKKRKVDVPLSVSYAVPQGQQVATVLAIPQGQQQSYVSLRPDLLTVDSAQLYSATGTITGPTGETWTIPVYSGPQQQGVTHIAIPQDSYSTVQVTTTNGKDKMSPGSSSRSADVQSASAGTQEEIVQTLQFMNGNIHIPVAVQTVGGTYNTTQSVHIWDPSQQQSQGDEGQEQQLHLQGHMEAEAHAEPPTEILVPVCLKPEEGLEVWRLWVTRKNAELNKQEKTKLAPIGRRQPLRFQEDLVSSAVAELNLGLSLMTQEARGSEEEQFTSDVLYYVFLCIQKYLTENGRVDDIFSDPYYTRFCGCLHKILDGWKPSVHPLGYVIPSHVTEEMLWECKQLGAHSPSTLLTTLMYFNTKHFHLMTPEQHMKVAFSKVLRHTRKNPANAKDKATSIRLLKGQGPHSAAQKGAQYRNDDMYEEQIEDPENPLRCPIKLYDFYLFKCPQSVKGRNDAYYMTPEPVVAPNSPMWYSSQPLTSQQVEHVLARILVVREIQDIISRHELN, from the exons ATGTCTCAGGATGGGGACTCTTGTGAACAGCACACCGCTGCAGGCCGCCTCCTGGTAGAGCAGTCTG GTCAATTGAGGATGAATGAACAGGAGAGTGGGGTGGTCTCCTTTGATGAATATGTGCGACAGAAGGCCCGCACTGTGCCTCAGCACAGGATGAAGGAGTTCCTGGAGTCTCTTGCCAAGGGCCCAGAGGTGCTGCAGGAGTTCAGCCAGCAGGGAGgggcagccaccaccaccacagccaTGGTGTACCAGCAGCAGGGCGCCAACTGTGTCTACGCAGACAGCACAGAGGTGGCTGGCTCTCTACTAGAGCTGGCCTGTCCG GTGACCTCGGCAGACATTTCACCTCACCTGTCTGTGCATCAAGAGTCTGAACAGCAGCTTCAGGTGCAG GTTCAGATTCAGGAACAGCAGGGCCAAACAGTTGGCCAGGTTCTTCAGGTGGCCTCGCCCTCACAGCAGGACCTGCAGGGAATCTCAACAGCCCATCTTGTACAGCAGGGAGAGCTcacagaggagcagcagcagcag ATTCAGGCGCAGCTGGTTGCAGCTGTAGCTGGAGGACAACAAATCCAGTTGTCGAGTGGACAACAAATCCAGTTTCAAGGAACACAGCATATTCAGCTGCCAGGCGGCCAGCAGATTCAACTTCAGGCTGGCCAACAGATTCAACTACAGGGTGGCCAACAGATTCAACTACAGGGTGGCCAACAGATTCAACTACAGGGCGGCCAGCAAATTCAGCTACATGATGGCCAACAAATTCAGCTACAGGGTGGTCAACAAATTCAGCTACAAGGTGGTCAACAGATTCAGCTACCAAGTGGTCAACAGATTCAGCTACAAGGTGGTCAACAGATTCAGCTACCGAGTGGTCAGCAGATCCAGATTCAGACCATAGAGGCCATGTCTCCTTCGCATCAACAGGACTCTcccagagaggcagagaggaggtCCGCCACTGTCTCAACTGTTCTCCAACCTGCCAAGAAGCGTAAGGTGGATGTCCCTCTATCTGTGTCGTATGCTGTTCCACAGGGCCAGCAGGTGGCCACAGTTCTAGCCATCCCTCAagggcagcagcagagctacgtGTCCCTACGACCAGATCTGCTCACTGTTGACAGCGCCCAATTGTACAGCGCTACAGGAACTATCACAGGTCCCACAGGTGAGACGTGGACCATCCCTGTGTACTCTGGTCCACAGCAGCAGGGGGTAACCCACATTGCCATACCACAGGACTCATACAGCACAGTGCAAGTTACCACCACCAACGGTAAGGACAAAATGTCCCCCGGTTCCTCTTCAAGATCCGCAGATGTGCAGTCGGCCTCCGCTGGGACGCAGGAAGAAATCGTACAGACCCTGCAGTTCATGAACGGGAACATTCACATCCCTGTGGCAGTGCAGACTGTCGGAGGGACTTACAACACTACACAGTCAGTACACATATGGGACCCAAGTCAGCAGCAGAGCCAAGGAGACGAGGGACAAGAGCAGCAGCTCCATCTGCAG GGTCACATGGAGGCAGAGGCTCACGCTGAGCCGCCTACAGAGATTCTGGTTCCTGTTTGCCTAAAGCCAGAGGAGGGCCTGGAGGTCTGGCGTCTTTGGGTGACACGAAAAAACGCAGAGCTAAACAAGCAGGAAAAGACAAAGCTCGCACCCATAGGAC GTCGTCAGCCGCTGCGTTTCCAAGAAGACTTGGTGTCCAGCGCAGTAGCCGAGCTGAACCTGGGTCTTTCCCTCATGACGCAGGAGGCACGAGGATCAGAGGAAGAGCAATTCACATCTGACGTTCTATATTATGTTTTCTTGTGTATACAAAAG tacCTCACGGAAAATGGACGTGTGGATGACATCTTCTCTGATCCGTATTACACACGTTTTTGTGGGTGTTTACACAAAATCCTGGATGGTTGGAAACCCAGTGTCCATCCTTTAG GTTATGTCATtccaagtcatgtgacagaGGAGATGCTGTGGGAGTGCAAACAGCTCGGTGCACATTCACCATCCACGTTGCTTACAACTTTAATGTATTTCAACACTAA GCATTTCCACCTGATGACACCAGAACAGCACATGAAAGTAGCTTTCTCCAAAGTCCTGAGGCACACGAGGAAGAACCCCGCCAATGCCAAGGACAAAGCAACCAGTATCCGCCTTCTCAAAGGACAAGGTCCCCACAGCGCAGCACAGAAAGGTGCTCAATACA GAAACGATGACATGTACGAAGAGCAGATCGAGGATCCTGAGAATCCTCTTCGCTGCCCCATTAAACTTTACGACTTTTATCTCTTCAAATG TCCTCAGAGTGTTAAGGGACGTAATGATGCATACTACATGACTCCAGAGCCTGTTGTTGCACCAAACAGTCCGATGTGGTACTCCTCTCAGCCCCTCACGAGCCAGCAAGTGGAGCACGTGCTGGCCCGTATCCTCGTGGTCCGAGAGATCCAGGATATCATCAGCCGTCATGAGCTGAACTGA
- the qrich1 gene encoding transcriptional regulator QRICH1 isoform X1, giving the protein MSQDGDSCEQHTAAGRLLVEQSGQLRMNEQESGVVSFDEYVRQKARTVPQHRMKEFLESLAKGPEVLQEFSQQGGAATTTTAMVYQQQGANCVYADSTEVAGSLLELACPVQVTSADISPHLSVHQESEQQLQVQVQIQEQQGQTVGQVLQVASPSQQDLQGISTAHLVQQGELTEEQQQQIQAQLVAAVAGGQQIQLSSGQQIQFQGTQHIQLPGGQQIQLQAGQQIQLQGGQQIQLQGGQQIQLQGGQQIQLHDGQQIQLQGGQQIQLQGGQQIQLPSGQQIQLQGGQQIQLPSGQQIQIQTIEAMSPSHQQDSPREAERRSATVSTVLQPAKKRKVDVPLSVSYAVPQGQQVATVLAIPQGQQQSYVSLRPDLLTVDSAQLYSATGTITGPTGETWTIPVYSGPQQQGVTHIAIPQDSYSTVQVTTTNGKDKMSPGSSSRSADVQSASAGTQEEIVQTLQFMNGNIHIPVAVQTVGGTYNTTQSVHIWDPSQQQSQGDEGQEQQLHLQGHMEAEAHAEPPTEILVPVCLKPEEGLEVWRLWVTRKNAELNKQEKTKLAPIGRRQPLRFQEDLVSSAVAELNLGLSLMTQEARGSEEEQFTSDVLYYVFLCIQKYLTENGRVDDIFSDPYYTRFCGCLHKILDGWKPSVHPLGYVIPSHVTEEMLWECKQLGAHSPSTLLTTLMYFNTKHFHLMTPEQHMKVAFSKVLRHTRKNPANAKDKATSIRLLKGQGPHSAAQKGAQYRNDDMYEEQIEDPENPLRCPIKLYDFYLFKCPQSVKGRNDAYYMTPEPVVAPNSPMWYSSQPLTSQQVEHVLARILVVREIQDIISRHELN; this is encoded by the exons ATGTCTCAGGATGGGGACTCTTGTGAACAGCACACCGCTGCAGGCCGCCTCCTGGTAGAGCAGTCTG GTCAATTGAGGATGAATGAACAGGAGAGTGGGGTGGTCTCCTTTGATGAATATGTGCGACAGAAGGCCCGCACTGTGCCTCAGCACAGGATGAAGGAGTTCCTGGAGTCTCTTGCCAAGGGCCCAGAGGTGCTGCAGGAGTTCAGCCAGCAGGGAGgggcagccaccaccaccacagccaTGGTGTACCAGCAGCAGGGCGCCAACTGTGTCTACGCAGACAGCACAGAGGTGGCTGGCTCTCTACTAGAGCTGGCCTGTCCG GTACAGGTGACCTCGGCAGACATTTCACCTCACCTGTCTGTGCATCAAGAGTCTGAACAGCAGCTTCAGGTGCAG GTTCAGATTCAGGAACAGCAGGGCCAAACAGTTGGCCAGGTTCTTCAGGTGGCCTCGCCCTCACAGCAGGACCTGCAGGGAATCTCAACAGCCCATCTTGTACAGCAGGGAGAGCTcacagaggagcagcagcagcag ATTCAGGCGCAGCTGGTTGCAGCTGTAGCTGGAGGACAACAAATCCAGTTGTCGAGTGGACAACAAATCCAGTTTCAAGGAACACAGCATATTCAGCTGCCAGGCGGCCAGCAGATTCAACTTCAGGCTGGCCAACAGATTCAACTACAGGGTGGCCAACAGATTCAACTACAGGGTGGCCAACAGATTCAACTACAGGGCGGCCAGCAAATTCAGCTACATGATGGCCAACAAATTCAGCTACAGGGTGGTCAACAAATTCAGCTACAAGGTGGTCAACAGATTCAGCTACCAAGTGGTCAACAGATTCAGCTACAAGGTGGTCAACAGATTCAGCTACCGAGTGGTCAGCAGATCCAGATTCAGACCATAGAGGCCATGTCTCCTTCGCATCAACAGGACTCTcccagagaggcagagaggaggtCCGCCACTGTCTCAACTGTTCTCCAACCTGCCAAGAAGCGTAAGGTGGATGTCCCTCTATCTGTGTCGTATGCTGTTCCACAGGGCCAGCAGGTGGCCACAGTTCTAGCCATCCCTCAagggcagcagcagagctacgtGTCCCTACGACCAGATCTGCTCACTGTTGACAGCGCCCAATTGTACAGCGCTACAGGAACTATCACAGGTCCCACAGGTGAGACGTGGACCATCCCTGTGTACTCTGGTCCACAGCAGCAGGGGGTAACCCACATTGCCATACCACAGGACTCATACAGCACAGTGCAAGTTACCACCACCAACGGTAAGGACAAAATGTCCCCCGGTTCCTCTTCAAGATCCGCAGATGTGCAGTCGGCCTCCGCTGGGACGCAGGAAGAAATCGTACAGACCCTGCAGTTCATGAACGGGAACATTCACATCCCTGTGGCAGTGCAGACTGTCGGAGGGACTTACAACACTACACAGTCAGTACACATATGGGACCCAAGTCAGCAGCAGAGCCAAGGAGACGAGGGACAAGAGCAGCAGCTCCATCTGCAG GGTCACATGGAGGCAGAGGCTCACGCTGAGCCGCCTACAGAGATTCTGGTTCCTGTTTGCCTAAAGCCAGAGGAGGGCCTGGAGGTCTGGCGTCTTTGGGTGACACGAAAAAACGCAGAGCTAAACAAGCAGGAAAAGACAAAGCTCGCACCCATAGGAC GTCGTCAGCCGCTGCGTTTCCAAGAAGACTTGGTGTCCAGCGCAGTAGCCGAGCTGAACCTGGGTCTTTCCCTCATGACGCAGGAGGCACGAGGATCAGAGGAAGAGCAATTCACATCTGACGTTCTATATTATGTTTTCTTGTGTATACAAAAG tacCTCACGGAAAATGGACGTGTGGATGACATCTTCTCTGATCCGTATTACACACGTTTTTGTGGGTGTTTACACAAAATCCTGGATGGTTGGAAACCCAGTGTCCATCCTTTAG GTTATGTCATtccaagtcatgtgacagaGGAGATGCTGTGGGAGTGCAAACAGCTCGGTGCACATTCACCATCCACGTTGCTTACAACTTTAATGTATTTCAACACTAA GCATTTCCACCTGATGACACCAGAACAGCACATGAAAGTAGCTTTCTCCAAAGTCCTGAGGCACACGAGGAAGAACCCCGCCAATGCCAAGGACAAAGCAACCAGTATCCGCCTTCTCAAAGGACAAGGTCCCCACAGCGCAGCACAGAAAGGTGCTCAATACA GAAACGATGACATGTACGAAGAGCAGATCGAGGATCCTGAGAATCCTCTTCGCTGCCCCATTAAACTTTACGACTTTTATCTCTTCAAATG TCCTCAGAGTGTTAAGGGACGTAATGATGCATACTACATGACTCCAGAGCCTGTTGTTGCACCAAACAGTCCGATGTGGTACTCCTCTCAGCCCCTCACGAGCCAGCAAGTGGAGCACGTGCTGGCCCGTATCCTCGTGGTCCGAGAGATCCAGGATATCATCAGCCGTCATGAGCTGAACTGA
- the qrich1 gene encoding transcriptional regulator QRICH1 isoform X3 has product MSQDGDSCEQHTAAGRLLVEQSGQLRMNEQESGVVSFDEYVRQKARTVPQHRMKEFLESLAKGPEVLQEFSQQGGAATTTTAMVYQQQGANCVYADSTEVAGSLLELACPVQVTSADISPHLSVHQESEQQLQVQVQIQEQQGQTVGQVLQVASPSQQDLQGISTAHLVQQGELTEEQQQQIQAQLVAAVAGGQQIQLSSGQQIQFQGTQHIQLPGGQQIQLQAGQQIQLQGGQQIQLQGGQQIQLQGGQQIQLHDGQQIQLQGGQQIQLQGGQQIQLPSGQQIQLQGGQQIQLPSGQQIQIQTIEAMSPSHQQDSPREAERRSATVSTVLQPAKKRKVDVPLSVSYAVPQGQQVATVLAIPQGQQQSYVSLRPDLLTVDSAQLYSATGTITGPTGETWTIPVYSGPQQQGVTHIAIPQDSYSTVQVTTTNGKDKMSPGSSSRSADVQSASAGTQEEIVQTLQFMNGNIHIPVAVQTVGGTYNTTQSVHIWDPSQQQSQGDEGQEQQLHLQGHMEAEAHAEPPTEILVPVCLKPEEGLEVWRLWVTRKNAELNKQEKTKLAPIGRRQPLRFQEDLVSSAVAELNLGLSLMTQEARGSEEEQFTSDVLYYVFLCIQKYLTENGRVDDIFSDPYYTRFCGCLHKILDGWKPSVHPLGYVIPSHVTEEMLWECKQLGAHSPSTLLTTLMYFNTKHFHLMTPEQHMKVAFSKVLRHTRKNPANAKDKATSIRLLKGQGPHSAAQKGNDDMYEEQIEDPENPLRCPIKLYDFYLFKCPQSVKGRNDAYYMTPEPVVAPNSPMWYSSQPLTSQQVEHVLARILVVREIQDIISRHELN; this is encoded by the exons ATGTCTCAGGATGGGGACTCTTGTGAACAGCACACCGCTGCAGGCCGCCTCCTGGTAGAGCAGTCTG GTCAATTGAGGATGAATGAACAGGAGAGTGGGGTGGTCTCCTTTGATGAATATGTGCGACAGAAGGCCCGCACTGTGCCTCAGCACAGGATGAAGGAGTTCCTGGAGTCTCTTGCCAAGGGCCCAGAGGTGCTGCAGGAGTTCAGCCAGCAGGGAGgggcagccaccaccaccacagccaTGGTGTACCAGCAGCAGGGCGCCAACTGTGTCTACGCAGACAGCACAGAGGTGGCTGGCTCTCTACTAGAGCTGGCCTGTCCG GTACAGGTGACCTCGGCAGACATTTCACCTCACCTGTCTGTGCATCAAGAGTCTGAACAGCAGCTTCAGGTGCAG GTTCAGATTCAGGAACAGCAGGGCCAAACAGTTGGCCAGGTTCTTCAGGTGGCCTCGCCCTCACAGCAGGACCTGCAGGGAATCTCAACAGCCCATCTTGTACAGCAGGGAGAGCTcacagaggagcagcagcagcag ATTCAGGCGCAGCTGGTTGCAGCTGTAGCTGGAGGACAACAAATCCAGTTGTCGAGTGGACAACAAATCCAGTTTCAAGGAACACAGCATATTCAGCTGCCAGGCGGCCAGCAGATTCAACTTCAGGCTGGCCAACAGATTCAACTACAGGGTGGCCAACAGATTCAACTACAGGGTGGCCAACAGATTCAACTACAGGGCGGCCAGCAAATTCAGCTACATGATGGCCAACAAATTCAGCTACAGGGTGGTCAACAAATTCAGCTACAAGGTGGTCAACAGATTCAGCTACCAAGTGGTCAACAGATTCAGCTACAAGGTGGTCAACAGATTCAGCTACCGAGTGGTCAGCAGATCCAGATTCAGACCATAGAGGCCATGTCTCCTTCGCATCAACAGGACTCTcccagagaggcagagaggaggtCCGCCACTGTCTCAACTGTTCTCCAACCTGCCAAGAAGCGTAAGGTGGATGTCCCTCTATCTGTGTCGTATGCTGTTCCACAGGGCCAGCAGGTGGCCACAGTTCTAGCCATCCCTCAagggcagcagcagagctacgtGTCCCTACGACCAGATCTGCTCACTGTTGACAGCGCCCAATTGTACAGCGCTACAGGAACTATCACAGGTCCCACAGGTGAGACGTGGACCATCCCTGTGTACTCTGGTCCACAGCAGCAGGGGGTAACCCACATTGCCATACCACAGGACTCATACAGCACAGTGCAAGTTACCACCACCAACGGTAAGGACAAAATGTCCCCCGGTTCCTCTTCAAGATCCGCAGATGTGCAGTCGGCCTCCGCTGGGACGCAGGAAGAAATCGTACAGACCCTGCAGTTCATGAACGGGAACATTCACATCCCTGTGGCAGTGCAGACTGTCGGAGGGACTTACAACACTACACAGTCAGTACACATATGGGACCCAAGTCAGCAGCAGAGCCAAGGAGACGAGGGACAAGAGCAGCAGCTCCATCTGCAG GGTCACATGGAGGCAGAGGCTCACGCTGAGCCGCCTACAGAGATTCTGGTTCCTGTTTGCCTAAAGCCAGAGGAGGGCCTGGAGGTCTGGCGTCTTTGGGTGACACGAAAAAACGCAGAGCTAAACAAGCAGGAAAAGACAAAGCTCGCACCCATAGGAC GTCGTCAGCCGCTGCGTTTCCAAGAAGACTTGGTGTCCAGCGCAGTAGCCGAGCTGAACCTGGGTCTTTCCCTCATGACGCAGGAGGCACGAGGATCAGAGGAAGAGCAATTCACATCTGACGTTCTATATTATGTTTTCTTGTGTATACAAAAG tacCTCACGGAAAATGGACGTGTGGATGACATCTTCTCTGATCCGTATTACACACGTTTTTGTGGGTGTTTACACAAAATCCTGGATGGTTGGAAACCCAGTGTCCATCCTTTAG GTTATGTCATtccaagtcatgtgacagaGGAGATGCTGTGGGAGTGCAAACAGCTCGGTGCACATTCACCATCCACGTTGCTTACAACTTTAATGTATTTCAACACTAA GCATTTCCACCTGATGACACCAGAACAGCACATGAAAGTAGCTTTCTCCAAAGTCCTGAGGCACACGAGGAAGAACCCCGCCAATGCCAAGGACAAAGCAACCAGTATCCGCCTTCTCAAAGGACAAGGTCCCCACAGCGCAGCACAGAAAG GAAACGATGACATGTACGAAGAGCAGATCGAGGATCCTGAGAATCCTCTTCGCTGCCCCATTAAACTTTACGACTTTTATCTCTTCAAATG TCCTCAGAGTGTTAAGGGACGTAATGATGCATACTACATGACTCCAGAGCCTGTTGTTGCACCAAACAGTCCGATGTGGTACTCCTCTCAGCCCCTCACGAGCCAGCAAGTGGAGCACGTGCTGGCCCGTATCCTCGTGGTCCGAGAGATCCAGGATATCATCAGCCGTCATGAGCTGAACTGA
- the qrich1 gene encoding transcriptional regulator QRICH1 isoform X5 yields the protein MSQDGDSCEQHTAAGRLLVEQSGQLRMNEQESGVVSFDEYVRQKARTVPQHRMKEFLESLAKGPEVLQEFSQQGGAATTTTAMVYQQQGANCVYADSTEVAGSLLELACPVQIQEQQGQTVGQVLQVASPSQQDLQGISTAHLVQQGELTEEQQQQIQAQLVAAVAGGQQIQLSSGQQIQFQGTQHIQLPGGQQIQLQAGQQIQLQGGQQIQLQGGQQIQLQGGQQIQLHDGQQIQLQGGQQIQLQGGQQIQLPSGQQIQLQGGQQIQLPSGQQIQIQTIEAMSPSHQQDSPREAERRSATVSTVLQPAKKRKVDVPLSVSYAVPQGQQVATVLAIPQGQQQSYVSLRPDLLTVDSAQLYSATGTITGPTGETWTIPVYSGPQQQGVTHIAIPQDSYSTVQVTTTNGKDKMSPGSSSRSADVQSASAGTQEEIVQTLQFMNGNIHIPVAVQTVGGTYNTTQSVHIWDPSQQQSQGDEGQEQQLHLQGHMEAEAHAEPPTEILVPVCLKPEEGLEVWRLWVTRKNAELNKQEKTKLAPIGRRQPLRFQEDLVSSAVAELNLGLSLMTQEARGSEEEQFTSDVLYYVFLCIQKYLTENGRVDDIFSDPYYTRFCGCLHKILDGWKPSVHPLGYVIPSHVTEEMLWECKQLGAHSPSTLLTTLMYFNTKHFHLMTPEQHMKVAFSKVLRHTRKNPANAKDKATSIRLLKGQGPHSAAQKGAQYRNDDMYEEQIEDPENPLRCPIKLYDFYLFKCPQSVKGRNDAYYMTPEPVVAPNSPMWYSSQPLTSQQVEHVLARILVVREIQDIISRHELN from the exons ATGTCTCAGGATGGGGACTCTTGTGAACAGCACACCGCTGCAGGCCGCCTCCTGGTAGAGCAGTCTG GTCAATTGAGGATGAATGAACAGGAGAGTGGGGTGGTCTCCTTTGATGAATATGTGCGACAGAAGGCCCGCACTGTGCCTCAGCACAGGATGAAGGAGTTCCTGGAGTCTCTTGCCAAGGGCCCAGAGGTGCTGCAGGAGTTCAGCCAGCAGGGAGgggcagccaccaccaccacagccaTGGTGTACCAGCAGCAGGGCGCCAACTGTGTCTACGCAGACAGCACAGAGGTGGCTGGCTCTCTACTAGAGCTGGCCTGTCCG GTTCAGATTCAGGAACAGCAGGGCCAAACAGTTGGCCAGGTTCTTCAGGTGGCCTCGCCCTCACAGCAGGACCTGCAGGGAATCTCAACAGCCCATCTTGTACAGCAGGGAGAGCTcacagaggagcagcagcagcag ATTCAGGCGCAGCTGGTTGCAGCTGTAGCTGGAGGACAACAAATCCAGTTGTCGAGTGGACAACAAATCCAGTTTCAAGGAACACAGCATATTCAGCTGCCAGGCGGCCAGCAGATTCAACTTCAGGCTGGCCAACAGATTCAACTACAGGGTGGCCAACAGATTCAACTACAGGGTGGCCAACAGATTCAACTACAGGGCGGCCAGCAAATTCAGCTACATGATGGCCAACAAATTCAGCTACAGGGTGGTCAACAAATTCAGCTACAAGGTGGTCAACAGATTCAGCTACCAAGTGGTCAACAGATTCAGCTACAAGGTGGTCAACAGATTCAGCTACCGAGTGGTCAGCAGATCCAGATTCAGACCATAGAGGCCATGTCTCCTTCGCATCAACAGGACTCTcccagagaggcagagaggaggtCCGCCACTGTCTCAACTGTTCTCCAACCTGCCAAGAAGCGTAAGGTGGATGTCCCTCTATCTGTGTCGTATGCTGTTCCACAGGGCCAGCAGGTGGCCACAGTTCTAGCCATCCCTCAagggcagcagcagagctacgtGTCCCTACGACCAGATCTGCTCACTGTTGACAGCGCCCAATTGTACAGCGCTACAGGAACTATCACAGGTCCCACAGGTGAGACGTGGACCATCCCTGTGTACTCTGGTCCACAGCAGCAGGGGGTAACCCACATTGCCATACCACAGGACTCATACAGCACAGTGCAAGTTACCACCACCAACGGTAAGGACAAAATGTCCCCCGGTTCCTCTTCAAGATCCGCAGATGTGCAGTCGGCCTCCGCTGGGACGCAGGAAGAAATCGTACAGACCCTGCAGTTCATGAACGGGAACATTCACATCCCTGTGGCAGTGCAGACTGTCGGAGGGACTTACAACACTACACAGTCAGTACACATATGGGACCCAAGTCAGCAGCAGAGCCAAGGAGACGAGGGACAAGAGCAGCAGCTCCATCTGCAG GGTCACATGGAGGCAGAGGCTCACGCTGAGCCGCCTACAGAGATTCTGGTTCCTGTTTGCCTAAAGCCAGAGGAGGGCCTGGAGGTCTGGCGTCTTTGGGTGACACGAAAAAACGCAGAGCTAAACAAGCAGGAAAAGACAAAGCTCGCACCCATAGGAC GTCGTCAGCCGCTGCGTTTCCAAGAAGACTTGGTGTCCAGCGCAGTAGCCGAGCTGAACCTGGGTCTTTCCCTCATGACGCAGGAGGCACGAGGATCAGAGGAAGAGCAATTCACATCTGACGTTCTATATTATGTTTTCTTGTGTATACAAAAG tacCTCACGGAAAATGGACGTGTGGATGACATCTTCTCTGATCCGTATTACACACGTTTTTGTGGGTGTTTACACAAAATCCTGGATGGTTGGAAACCCAGTGTCCATCCTTTAG GTTATGTCATtccaagtcatgtgacagaGGAGATGCTGTGGGAGTGCAAACAGCTCGGTGCACATTCACCATCCACGTTGCTTACAACTTTAATGTATTTCAACACTAA GCATTTCCACCTGATGACACCAGAACAGCACATGAAAGTAGCTTTCTCCAAAGTCCTGAGGCACACGAGGAAGAACCCCGCCAATGCCAAGGACAAAGCAACCAGTATCCGCCTTCTCAAAGGACAAGGTCCCCACAGCGCAGCACAGAAAGGTGCTCAATACA GAAACGATGACATGTACGAAGAGCAGATCGAGGATCCTGAGAATCCTCTTCGCTGCCCCATTAAACTTTACGACTTTTATCTCTTCAAATG TCCTCAGAGTGTTAAGGGACGTAATGATGCATACTACATGACTCCAGAGCCTGTTGTTGCACCAAACAGTCCGATGTGGTACTCCTCTCAGCCCCTCACGAGCCAGCAAGTGGAGCACGTGCTGGCCCGTATCCTCGTGGTCCGAGAGATCCAGGATATCATCAGCCGTCATGAGCTGAACTGA